Proteins from one Ipomoea triloba cultivar NCNSP0323 chromosome 1, ASM357664v1 genomic window:
- the LOC116032813 gene encoding NAC domain-containing protein 2-like, protein MVGGKQTSDLPPGFRFHPTDEELIMYYLRNQATSRPCPVSIIPEVDVYKFDPWELPEKAEFGENEWYFFTPRDRKYPNGVRPNRAAVSGYWKATGTDKAIYSGSKYVGVKKALVFYKGRPPKGIKTDWIMHEYRLSESRALPARQNGSMRLDDWVLCRIYKKKNLGKANNTGMMMMKTEVEETNPQLIASCSSEGGPQVQGMKLPRACSLTHLLEMDCFGSISQLLGDNNNINATFDNQNPTLMTNNNGIVPFGLGEVVPHQYSQNSIFNQPIFVNPAFQFQ, encoded by the exons ATGGTGGGCGGTAAACAAACTTCTGATCTTCCTCCTGGCTTTAGGTTTCACCCTACGGATGAAGAGCTCATCATGTATTACCTTCGTAACCAGGCCACTTCTAGGCCCTGCCCTGTCTCCATTATCCCCGAAGTCGATGTTTACAAGTTCGATCCTTGGGAATTGCCCG AGAAAGCAGAATTCGGAGAGAACGAGTGGTACTTCTTCACGCCTCGAGACCGGAAGTACCCCAACGGAGTTCGTCCCAATAGGGCAGCCGTGTCGGGTTATTGGAAAGCTACGGGCACAGACAAGGCCATCTATAGTGGCTCTAAATACGTGGGTGTCAAAAAGGCTCTCGTGTTTTACAAGGGCAGGCCACCAAAGGGCATCAAGACTGATTGGATCATGCACGAATATCGCCTCAGCGAATCAAGAGCATTACCCGCAAGGCAAAATGGGTCCATGAGG CTGGACGATTGGGTTTTATGTCGAATTTACAAGAAGAAAAACTTGGGGAAAGCCAATAATAcagggatgatgatgatgaagacagAGGTGGAAGAAACAAACCCACAATTAATTGCAAGTTGTTCATCAGAGGGTGGACCACAAGTACAAGGCATGAAATTGCCAAGGGCATGTTCATTAACCCATCTCCTGGAAATGGATTGTTTTGGGTCAATTTCACAACTCCTAGGCGACAACAACAATATTAACGCAACCTTTGACAACCAAAACCCCACACTAATGACCAATAACAATGGAATTGTCCCTTTTGGCCTTGGTGAAGTAGTCCCACATCAATACAGCCAAAATAGCATCTTCAACCAGCCCATTTTCGTGAACCCAGCTTTCCAATTCCAGTGA
- the LOC116019535 gene encoding mitochondrial uncoupling protein 3, which produces MRSGGASHEQKVQPARKIALTSLSAAAAESATFPIDLIKTRLQLHGESLSTARPTSAVRVVSEIVLKNGFSGLYNGLSPAIIRHLFYTPIRIVGYEYLRNVLVPSDRPLSLPSKAVIGGISGVIAQVVASPADLVKVRMQADSRMVSQGLQPRYHGPFDAFNKIIRTEGFGGLWKGVVPNAQRAFLVNMGELACYDHAKRFVIQNHIADDNIYAHTLSSIVSGLAATTLSCPADVIKTRMMNQGTEGEGKSKYKNSYHCLVKTVRVEGLGTLWKGFFPTWARLGPWQFVFWVSYEKLRQIAGLSSF; this is translated from the exons ATGAGATCCGGCGGCGCAAGCCATGAGCAGAAAGTGCAACCCGCCAGGAAGATCGCGCTGACGTCACTgtctgcggcggcggcggaatcGGCAACGTTTCCAATTGACCTAATCAAGACTCGGCTTCAGCTACACGGCGAGTCTCTCTCGACAGCCCGCCCTACCTCCGCCGTCCGCGTCGTGTCGGAAATTGTCCTGAAAAATGGCTTTTCGGGGCTATACAATGGCTTGTCGCCGGCGATTATACGGCATCTCTTCTATACGCCGATCAGAATTGTCGGATACGAGTATTTGAGGAACGTTTTGGTGCCTTCTGATCGGCCACTTTCTCTCCCTAGCAAAGCTGTTATCGGCGGCATTTCAGGTGTTATTGCACAG gTAGTGGCAAGCCCTGCCGATCTTGTTAAAGTAAGGATGCAAGCAGATAGTCGGATGGTAAGCCAAGGTCTCCAGCCTAGGTATCATGGGCCATTTGATGCTTTCAACAAGATTATACGTACAGAAGGCTTCGGAGGACTTTGGAAAGGGGTTGTCCCAAATGCCCAGAGAGCATTCTTAGTTAATATGGGAGAACTAGCTTGCTACGATCATGCCAAGCGTTTTGTTATCCAAAACCACATAGCTGACGATAATATTTATGCACACACACTATCTTCCATCGTGTCGGGTCTAGCAGCGACCACATTGAGTTGCCCAGCAGACGTAATCAAGACGAGAATGATGAACCAAGGCACTGAGGGAGAAGGCAAGAGTAAGTATAAAAACTCATATCATTGTCTTGTGAAGACTGTTAGAGTTGAAGGTTTGGGAACATTGTGGAAGGGATTCTTCCCAACATGGGCAAGGCTGGGGCCTTGGCAATTTGTGTTCTGGGTTTCGTATGAGAAACTCCGGCAAATTGCTGGTCTCTCTTCCTTCTAG
- the LOC115996606 gene encoding uncharacterized protein LOC115996606 has protein sequence MSFMKGDLLSRTRKLVKGFAKAEPVWLKAMEKAPPATFPRAEKKLNPITLPEDVYVKKFFRKHPNSKHEDAIKIRGFDPPPARLFGWRVLELKEQGLNEEDAMAVADMEYRSERKAKKMAYSRLKKIARLQGKEPPPNPYPKAIEEIQEEEKPYVRDRFYNPDILRIVDKLKQERATEMQERRRGSW, from the exons ATGTCGTTCATGAAAGGCGATCTGCTATCCAGAACCCGAAAGCTCGTCAAAGGCTTTGCCAAAGCCGAGCCCGTCTGGCTTAAAGCTATGGAAAA GGCTCCGCCGGCTACATTTCCGCGCGCCGAGAAAAAACTTAACCCGATTACTCTTCCGGAGGATGTTTATGTAAAGAAGTTCTTTCGGAAGCATCCCAATTCTAAACACGAGGATGCAATCAA GATTCGTGGATTCGACCCACCTCCAGCACGTTTGTTTGGCTGGCGAGTGCTTGAGTTGAAGGAGCAGGGCCTGAATGAAGAGGATGCTATGGCTGTGGCTGAT ATGGAATATCGCTCAGAAAGAAAGGCCAAAAAGATGGCTTATTCTCGACTAAAGAAAATTGCACGCCTTCAAGGGAAGGAACCACCTCCCAACCCTTATCCTAAAGCAATCGAGGAGATACAGGAAGAAGAAAAGCCATATGTCCGTGACCGTTTCTACAACCCAGACATCCTAAGAATTGTGGACAAACTAAAACAAGAGAGGGCAACTGAGATGCAAGAGAGACGCCGAGGTAGTTGGTAA
- the LOC115996613 gene encoding uncharacterized protein LOC115996613, with protein sequence MALRAAMLKSCGGGGSNMGFPSSLRRLAHGIAQPAPLDSAIGGPPPTAPPLVLPEFDESIKGDAEDITFINGSMELMAVPKKKVSRHKRGIRNGPKALKPQPVIIRCKVCGRVKLPHFFCCSGIRQDPEQ encoded by the exons ATGGCTTTGAGGGCAGCAATGCTAAAgagctgcggcggcggcggctccAATATGGGATTCCCTTCCAGCTTGCGTAGACTTGCTCATGGCATTGCGCAGCCTGCTCCACTGGACAGTGCCATCGGCGGCCCGCCCCCTACAGCACCGCCTTTGGTTCTGCCTGAATTTGATGAAAGCATCAAAGGTGACGCAGAAGATATCACCTTCATCAATGGGTCTATGGAGCTCATGGCAGTCCCTAAGAAGAAG GTTTCTCGTCACAAGAGAGGGATACGAAATGGACCTAAGGCTCTGAAACCTCAACCAGTGATTATCCGCTGCAA GGTTTGTGGCCGAGTCAAATTGCCACACTTCTTCTGTTGCAGTGGGATTAGGCAAGACCCTGAACAGTAG
- the LOC116017176 gene encoding transmembrane emp24 domain-containing protein p24delta9 — protein MRTNISGFALVLILGLFFTQIHSLRFDLESGKSKCIAEDIKSNSMTVGKYHVVNPNEGYPLPDSHKITARVTSTYGNSYHNADNVPDGQFAFQTAEAGDYMACFFAADHKPPITITVDFDWKTGIAAKDWTNVAKKGSVEVMEMELKKMYETVQSIHDEMFYLREREEEMQELNRSTHSKMNMLTFVSVLVCLSVAGLQLWHLKTFFEKKKLI, from the exons ATGAGGACAAATATCAGCGGTTTCGCTTTGGTTCTGATCTTAGGGCTCTTCTTCACCCAAATCCACTCGCTCCGATTCGATCTAGAATCGGGTAAATCCAAATGCATAGCTGAGGATATCAAAAGCAACTCCATGACCGTTGGCAAGTACCACGTAGTCAACCCCAATGAAGGATACCCTTTGCCCGATTCTCACAAAATCACCGCTCGA GTGACTTCCACATATGGGAATAGCTATCACAATGCGGACAATGTGCCAGATGGACAGTTTGCATTTCAGACAGCAGAAGCCGGGGACTACATGGCTTGTTTCTTTGCAGCAGATCATAAGCCTCCAATCACGATTACTGTAGACTTTGATTGGAAGACTGGTATTGCTGCTAAGGACTGGACAAATGTTGCCAAGAAAGGCTCTGTTGAA GTAATGGAAATGGAACTAAAGAAGATGTATGAAACTGTCCAATCCATCCATGATGAGATGTTTTATCTTCGTGAAAG AGAAGAAGAAATGCAGGAGCTTAATAGATCTACTCACTCCAAAATGAATATGCTGACCTTTGTGTCTGTTCTTGTTTGTTTGTCCGTAGCTGGGTTGCAGCTATGGCATTTGAAGACCTTTTTTGAAAAGAAGAAGCTTATCTAA